In Oncorhynchus tshawytscha isolate Ot180627B linkage group LG28, Otsh_v2.0, whole genome shotgun sequence, a genomic segment contains:
- the LOC112244639 gene encoding gamma-interferon-inducible lysosomal thiol reductase — MKGIILFTLLTTWSNVDCKSCPYSPSQWCTSLDSAIECGVLKQCLETNATKPNTLEQSVQVELYYESLCPACRYFLTSQLLPTWTMLQDAMSVTLVPYGNAEESFDGKKYQFTCQHGEEECLGNMIETCILNVTGSNAFQIIYCMEASTDVVKAGEKCVELYDPNTKWDSIMTCVKGDQGNQLMHQNAVKTGALKPTHNYVPWIVINGEHTEELQDKAMSSLFALICSMYKGSKPEACSMALMKRHRSYSYHDE; from the exons ATGAAGGGTATTATTCTGTTTACACTTTTGACCACCTGGTCAAATGTAGATTGCAAGTCTTGCCCATATTCTCCATCGCAGTGGTGTACCTCTTTGGACTCAGCCATCGAATGTGGG GTTCTGAAGCAGTGCCTGGAAACCAATGCCACCAAGCCCAACACGCTGGAGCAGTCAGTTCAGGTGGAGCTGTATTATGAGAGTCTGTGCCCAGCATGCCGCTACTTCCTCACCTCACAGCTCTTACCCACATGGACCATGCTGCAGGACGCCATGAGTGTCACGCTGGTGCCCTATGGAAATGCAGAA GAATCTTTTGATGGGAAGAAGTATCAGTTCACCTGCCAGCACGGTGAAGAAGAGTGTCTTGGCAACATGATCGAG acctGCATATTGAATGTGACAGGAAGTAACGCCTTCCAGATAATCTACTGCATGGAGGCCTCCACTGATGTGGTTAAAGCAGGTGAGAAG TGTGTGGAGCTCTATGATCCAAACACCAAGTGGGACAGCATCATGACCTGTgtgaagggagaccaggggaatcAGCTAATGCATCAGAATGCAGTGAAGACTGGTGCCCTGAAGCCAACCCACAACTATGTGCCTTGGATTGTCATAAATGGG GAGCACACAGAAGAACTTCAGGACAAAGCAATGTCTTCACTCTTTGCTCTGATCTGCAGCATGTACAAG GGGTCCAAGCCTGAAGCCTGTAGTATGGCTCTGATGAAACGACACAGAAGTTACAGTTACCATGACGAGTAA